A window of the Bacillus andreraoultii genome harbors these coding sequences:
- a CDS encoding ribonuclease H1 domain-containing protein, translated as MAKQKYYVVWEGLKSGIFTSWEDCKKQIHGVQGAKYKSFISREEAEIALKKGWKSYYRSTKNSNKQSNTVKKDHANLNTDYMKESISVDAACSGNPGAMEYKGVYTKTGKELFHFGPILGTNNIGEFLAIVHGLAYLQKKNLQIPIYSDSQTAIKWVKMKKVNTSLALTKDTEQVWKLIRQGEQWLKKNTYTNQIIKWETERWGENKADFGRK; from the coding sequence ATGGCAAAACAAAAATATTATGTCGTTTGGGAAGGTTTAAAATCAGGAATATTTACATCTTGGGAAGACTGTAAAAAGCAAATTCATGGTGTACAAGGTGCGAAATACAAATCATTTATATCTCGAGAGGAAGCAGAAATCGCACTAAAAAAAGGTTGGAAATCTTATTATCGTTCTACTAAGAACTCGAATAAGCAATCGAATACAGTGAAAAAAGATCATGCTAATCTTAATACGGATTATATGAAAGAAAGTATTTCTGTTGATGCGGCATGTAGTGGAAATCCTGGAGCAATGGAGTATAAAGGGGTATATACAAAAACAGGAAAAGAATTGTTTCACTTCGGTCCTATTTTAGGAACAAATAATATTGGCGAATTTCTCGCGATTGTTCATGGCCTTGCCTATTTACAAAAAAAAAATCTTCAAATTCCAATCTACTCTGATTCGCAAACGGCTATTAAATGGGTGAAAATGAAAAAAGTCAATACAAGTCTCGCCTTAACAAAAGATACGGAACAAGTCTGGAAATTGATAAGGCAGGGTGAACAATGGTTAAAGAAAAATACGTATACGAATCAAATTATTAAATGGGAAACAGAACGTTGGGGAGAAAATAAAGCTGATTTTGGGCGAAAATGA
- the motB gene encoding flagellar motor protein MotB, which translates to MRRRKKEKHEEELNESWLLPYSDLMTLLLALFIVLFSISSVDAEKFQALSKVFNEIFTGGTGVMDYDSLEQKNEKQLSDNSKNKKEEKGAEKQHQEEKKLENIQEKINHFITAKGLGNDLQTSLTSEGLLVTIKDSVLFDSGDATVRKKDVSLAKEISELLVIDPPHSVIISGHTDNVPIQNSHYSSNWELSVMRAVNFMKIILENDKLDPRLFSAKGFGEFQPIASNNSNAGKAKNRRVEVLILPNSDEASE; encoded by the coding sequence ATGCGTAGACGTAAGAAAGAAAAACATGAAGAAGAACTAAATGAATCTTGGCTTTTGCCGTATTCCGATTTAATGACACTTTTACTAGCTCTCTTTATTGTTTTATTTTCCATCAGTTCGGTCGATGCAGAAAAATTTCAAGCTTTATCGAAAGTGTTTAATGAGATTTTCACCGGTGGCACAGGTGTAATGGATTACGATAGCTTAGAGCAAAAAAATGAAAAACAACTTTCTGATAATAGCAAGAATAAAAAGGAAGAAAAAGGAGCAGAGAAACAACATCAAGAAGAAAAAAAGCTAGAAAACATTCAAGAAAAAATTAACCATTTTATCACAGCAAAAGGACTTGGGAATGATCTACAAACTTCATTGACAAGTGAAGGATTACTTGTCACCATTAAAGATAGCGTCCTATTTGATTCAGGTGACGCAACTGTCCGTAAAAAAGATGTTTCCCTTGCCAAGGAAATTAGTGAACTTTTAGTCATTGATCCACCACATAGTGTAATTATTAGTGGTCATACAGACAATGTACCTATTCAAAATTCCCATTACTCTTCAAACTGGGAATTAAGTGTCATGCGGGCTGTAAATTTTATGAAAATCATTTTGGAAAATGATAAATTAGATCCACGTTTGTTTAGTGCTAAAGGTTTTGGTGAATTCCAACCAATCGCATCAAATAATTCAAATGCAGGAAAAGCTAAAAACCGTCGTGTTGAAGTACTTATTTTACCAAATAGTGATGAAGCTAGTGAATAA
- the motA gene encoding flagellar motor stator protein MotA, with amino-acid sequence MDKTTLLGIIFGLIAVFVGMILKGADITALNNPAAFLIIILGTIASVTIAFPLNEIKNVPKLFKIIFTDRKKKPYTYYIKLFSDWSQIARREGILVLEKQLEEIDDPFLKNGLTLAIDGKTPDYIRDVLLEEIDSMEERHQVGIQIFSQAGTYAPTLGVLGAVIGLVAALGDMNDTGKLGHAISAAFIATLLGIFTGYVLWNPFANKLRRKSKQEVQLKILIIEGILSIIEGETAKEIEQKLSSFLPTSEREKFLNEGRESQDA; translated from the coding sequence ATGGACAAAACTACTTTGCTTGGTATTATTTTTGGTCTTATTGCTGTATTTGTAGGGATGATTTTAAAAGGAGCCGATATTACTGCACTTAATAACCCGGCTGCATTCTTAATAATTATATTAGGAACGATTGCTTCCGTAACAATTGCTTTTCCATTAAACGAAATTAAAAATGTTCCAAAGTTATTTAAAATTATTTTTACAGATCGGAAAAAAAAACCATATACTTATTACATTAAATTATTTTCCGATTGGTCACAGATTGCCCGTCGTGAAGGAATTCTTGTGTTAGAAAAGCAATTGGAAGAAATTGATGATCCATTTTTAAAAAACGGATTGACTTTAGCTATTGACGGGAAAACTCCTGATTATATACGAGATGTTTTATTAGAAGAAATTGATTCAATGGAAGAACGCCATCAAGTTGGTATACAGATTTTCTCTCAAGCTGGAACGTATGCACCGACATTAGGGGTACTAGGTGCGGTTATCGGATTAGTTGCGGCATTAGGAGATATGAATGATACAGGGAAATTAGGTCATGCCATTAGTGCAGCATTCATTGCCACATTGCTTGGTATTTTTACTGGCTATGTGTTATGGAATCCTTTTGCAAATAAATTACGAAGAAAATCAAAACAAGAAGTACAATTAAAGATATTAATCATAGAAGGAATCTTATCCATTATTGAAGGAGAAACAGCGAAAGAAATTGAACAAAAACTCTCTTCATTTTTACCTACTAGTGAACGGGAAAAGTTTTTAAATGAAGGTAGGGAATCACAAGATGCGTAG
- a CDS encoding exodeoxyribonuclease III: MKLVSWNVNGLRACVKKGFLEYFHEVDADLFCVQETKLQEGQINLDLPGYKQYWNYAEKKGYSGTAIFTKLEPLSVSYGFTPDDFEAEGRIITLEFDQFYLVNVYTPNSQRDLARLNFRLQWEDQLKQYLIELDHKKPVVYCGDLNVAHKEIDLKNAKSNIGNSGFTEEERGKMTDLLNSGFVDSFRHVYPDKTDCYTWWSYMNKVRERNIGWRIDYFIVSERIKNNIYHVDIHSHIMGSDHCPILLELLMK; encoded by the coding sequence ATGAAACTTGTAAGTTGGAATGTAAATGGACTTCGTGCTTGTGTTAAAAAAGGCTTTCTAGAATATTTTCATGAAGTGGATGCCGATTTATTTTGTGTACAAGAAACGAAATTGCAAGAAGGTCAAATAAATCTTGACTTGCCTGGATATAAGCAATATTGGAATTACGCAGAGAAAAAAGGCTATTCTGGAACAGCCATTTTTACAAAGCTAGAGCCACTTTCTGTTAGTTACGGATTTACACCAGATGATTTTGAAGCTGAAGGTCGAATTATTACGTTAGAATTCGATCAATTTTACCTTGTAAATGTTTATACTCCAAATTCTCAGCGTGACTTAGCAAGATTAAACTTTCGATTACAATGGGAAGATCAATTAAAACAATATTTAATCGAATTAGATCATAAGAAACCTGTTGTATATTGCGGCGATTTAAATGTCGCTCATAAAGAGATAGACTTGAAAAATGCAAAATCTAATATTGGTAATTCTGGCTTTACCGAAGAAGAAAGAGGGAAAATGACAGATTTATTAAATTCGGGTTTTGTCGATAGTTTTCGTCATGTTTACCCGGATAAGACGGATTGCTACACATGGTGGAGTTACATGAATAAAGTTCGTGAAAGAAACATCGGTTGGCGAATTGATTATTTTATCGTTTCGGAACGGATAAAAAACAATATTTATCATGTTGATATTCATTCACACATAATGGGTAGCGATCATTGTCCAATTTTACTCGAGCTTTTAATGAAGTAA
- the mug gene encoding G/U mismatch-specific DNA glycosylase has product MKQTLPDHLQKDLKVIFVGFNPSLRSAETGHHYANPSNRFWEILFQAGLTPRKLTAKEDGQLLNFNYGLTNIVDRPTKSADEITKEEYEIGRKNLREKIVLFKPKITCFVGKGVYLKYSGKRVATWGLQPENIVPGVVDFIAPSSSGLVRMRKEEIVSIYRDLKNLLEKLDSYENV; this is encoded by the coding sequence ATGAAGCAGACATTACCGGATCATTTACAAAAAGATTTGAAAGTTATCTTTGTAGGTTTTAACCCAAGTTTAAGATCTGCTGAAACTGGACATCATTATGCAAATCCAAGTAATCGGTTTTGGGAAATTCTTTTTCAAGCTGGGTTAACACCGAGAAAACTAACAGCAAAAGAGGACGGTCAATTACTCAATTTTAATTACGGTCTAACAAATATCGTTGACCGTCCGACAAAATCAGCAGATGAAATTACAAAAGAAGAATATGAAATTGGCCGAAAAAACTTAAGAGAGAAAATAGTATTGTTTAAGCCAAAAATTACATGTTTTGTTGGTAAAGGTGTCTATCTCAAATATAGTGGAAAAAGGGTGGCAACATGGGGACTTCAGCCGGAGAATATTGTTCCGGGGGTAGTTGATTTCATCGCGCCTTCTTCAAGTGGTCTCGTTCGGATGAGGAAGGAAGAGATTGTTTCCATCTATCGTGACTTAAAAAACTTGTTAGAGAAACTAGATTCGTATGAAAATGTATGA
- a CDS encoding CAP domain-containing protein, which translates to MRFILIVLAVLLLFSFQQDQNQEHHSDSFFDKLQSGITEIKKTIDFDKIKEDIDQVVIDVTEKIEGNKVKENQTVNPDKIILEVPNKQTFSVANIEIGTAKQQVENKYGKAQRISLNEYNTNWYTYHEDYHNFFLVAYNKKDKVVGLFTNQNLVSSTNEVRIGSPKKEVLEKMGTPLSYIQKGFIRYKLPDDREYDLFYKDKNYITIFYDKHENNTVSAIQIISETLENEKTEIYANASTELMEGLELQLFDLTNAERVKHGLSTLSWDQHVQITARNHSDDMAKNAYFSHTNLDGQDPFQRMKEDNISFILAGENLAYGQFSSIFAHEGLLNSSGHRKNILEQDYEYLGIGVAFNDKAEPFYTQNFYAK; encoded by the coding sequence TTGCGTTTTATTTTAATTGTTCTAGCTGTACTTTTACTATTCTCTTTCCAACAAGATCAAAATCAAGAACACCATTCAGATTCATTTTTTGATAAACTTCAATCAGGGATTACCGAAATAAAAAAAACAATTGACTTCGATAAAATAAAAGAAGATATCGACCAAGTTGTCATAGATGTTACAGAAAAAATTGAAGGAAACAAAGTGAAAGAGAACCAAACTGTAAATCCAGATAAAATCATACTTGAAGTTCCTAATAAACAAACCTTTTCGGTTGCAAATATTGAAATAGGAACAGCAAAACAACAAGTGGAAAACAAGTACGGTAAAGCACAACGGATATCGTTAAATGAATATAATACGAACTGGTATACTTACCACGAAGACTACCATAACTTTTTTCTCGTGGCTTATAATAAGAAAGACAAAGTGGTCGGACTGTTTACGAATCAAAATTTAGTCTCTTCAACGAATGAAGTGCGCATTGGATCTCCGAAGAAAGAAGTACTTGAAAAAATGGGTACTCCCCTTTCCTATATTCAAAAAGGTTTTATACGGTATAAACTTCCAGATGATCGTGAATATGATCTTTTCTATAAAGACAAAAATTATATTACTATATTTTATGATAAGCATGAAAATAATACGGTAAGTGCCATTCAAATTATTAGTGAGACACTTGAAAATGAAAAAACGGAAATTTATGCAAATGCTTCAACCGAGCTTATGGAAGGGCTTGAATTACAATTATTTGATTTAACAAATGCAGAACGGGTTAAACATGGACTATCTACATTGTCGTGGGATCAACATGTACAAATAACGGCAAGAAATCATAGTGATGATATGGCAAAAAACGCGTATTTTAGCCATACGAATTTAGATGGGCAAGATCCTTTTCAACGTATGAAAGAAGATAATATTTCATTTATTTTGGCCGGTGAAAATCTAGCTTACGGACAATTTAGTAGTATTTTTGCTCATGAAGGCTTACTCAATTCAAGTGGGCATAGGAAAAACATTTTAGAACAAGATTATGAATATTTAGGCATAGGTGTTGCTTTTAATGATAAAGCCGAGCCATTCTATACACAAAACTTTTATGCAAAATAA
- a CDS encoding YjcZ family sporulation protein gives MGFCGCQSFGYGYGGYGYGGYGGGRWFALIVVLFILLIIVGAAWL, from the coding sequence ATGGGCTTTTGTGGATGCCAAAGTTTCGGATATGGATACGGTGGTTACGGATACGGCGGATACGGTGGCGGAAGATGGTTTGCGCTAATCGTTGTCCTATTCATCCTTTTAATTATTGTCGGTGCAGCTTGGCTATAA
- a CDS encoding YjcZ family sporulation protein, with protein sequence MSGHGAGYGAGFALIVVLFILLIIVGSAYIW encoded by the coding sequence ATGAGTGGTCATGGAGCAGGATATGGCGCAGGTTTTGCCTTAATCGTTGTATTGTTTATTCTTTTGATTATTGTAGGATCCGCGTACATTTGGTAA
- a CDS encoding YppG family protein, with product MFPRNQGGPFGSREPRSPRNPFFPSSPYKKNASHVILDYFKNNDGRWDIEKISQSIGQVNKIVKQADPLVKQMTSIVKKTKPK from the coding sequence ATGTTTCCACGTAATCAAGGTGGCCCATTTGGATCTCGGGAACCACGTTCACCAAGAAATCCCTTTTTCCCAAGTAGTCCATATAAGAAGAATGCATCACATGTAATTCTTGACTACTTTAAAAATAATGATGGCAGGTGGGATATTGAAAAAATTTCGCAATCAATCGGGCAAGTAAATAAAATCGTGAAACAAGCGGATCCATTAGTTAAGCAAATGACCTCAATTGTAAAGAAAACAAAACCCAAATAA
- a CDS encoding MFS transporter: MNYLEKGQPGFIKASVALFFGGFVTFSNLYTTQPLLPIFSNEFRISASLTSLAVSLSTGILAFMMLVAASLSDRFGKKQVMEYSMILTSILAILIPFSTNFSILLFLRALLGVVAAGVPSLAMAYVADEFHPNSIGQVMGLYISGTSIGGLVGRLLTGVITDMYSWRIALLVIGVIAFILSIIFIIILPKPKQEMNRSMSTKTVFQAYRIHLKNKPLFALIVLGFFFMGSFVTLFNYIGFRLSEPPFSFSQAIIGTIFIVYLFGSFSSVYMGKKADLYGHARILTLSVLLTVLGGVLTISSSIAVIMIGISIFTFGFFACHSIASSWIGERVSFHKAHASSLYLLLYYLGSSLAGTIGGVFWSLFHWNGVICFIGVLLLISLPFIQFANHQYKEERFVS; the protein is encoded by the coding sequence TTGAACTATCTAGAAAAAGGTCAACCAGGTTTTATAAAAGCAAGTGTAGCGCTATTTTTTGGAGGCTTCGTAACTTTTTCAAACCTTTATACAACCCAACCGTTATTACCAATTTTTTCGAACGAGTTTCGTATTTCAGCCTCACTAACAAGTTTAGCTGTATCTTTATCAACTGGTATTCTTGCTTTTATGATGTTAGTTGCTGCTAGTTTATCTGATCGTTTTGGAAAAAAACAAGTAATGGAATATTCTATGATCCTTACATCTATTTTAGCGATATTAATCCCGTTTAGCACAAATTTCTCCATTCTTTTGTTTCTAAGAGCGTTATTAGGTGTTGTTGCTGCAGGTGTTCCCTCACTAGCAATGGCTTATGTTGCTGATGAATTTCATCCAAATTCCATCGGTCAAGTCATGGGCCTATATATTAGCGGAACTAGTATCGGGGGGCTTGTCGGTAGATTGTTAACAGGGGTTATTACTGATATGTATTCTTGGAGAATAGCTCTTCTCGTAATTGGTGTAATCGCATTTATTTTATCAATTATTTTTATCATTATTCTTCCTAAACCAAAACAAGAAATGAACCGTTCAATGAGTACGAAAACAGTATTTCAAGCATATCGAATTCATTTAAAAAATAAACCATTATTCGCTCTTATCGTTTTAGGTTTTTTCTTTATGGGAAGTTTTGTTACTTTATTCAACTATATTGGGTTCCGCTTGAGCGAACCACCATTTTCGTTCAGCCAAGCGATTATTGGAACCATTTTTATCGTTTATTTATTTGGTAGTTTTAGCTCCGTTTATATGGGAAAAAAGGCCGATTTATACGGTCATGCGCGCATTTTAACGTTATCAGTATTGCTTACGGTACTTGGTGGGGTATTAACAATTAGTTCTTCTATCGCCGTTATTATGATCGGAATTTCAATATTTACTTTTGGTTTCTTTGCCTGTCACTCCATTGCAAGTAGTTGGATTGGTGAACGTGTATCTTTTCATAAAGCACATGCCTCGTCACTTTATCTCCTACTATATTATTTAGGATCAAGTTTAGCTGGGACGATTGGTGGAGTATTTTGGTCATTATTTCATTGGAACGGAGTTATCTGCTTTATCGGTGTATTGCTACTTATTAGTTTGCCATTCATTCAATTTGCCAATCATCAATATAAAGAAGAAAGATTTGTTTCTTAA
- a CDS encoding TraB/GumN family protein: MSEENITRITIENKEYILIGTAHVSKNSAELVKEVIENEEPDAVCIELDQGRYQSITEGNKWKDTDIFKIIKEKKAGMMFINLALSSFQKKMADQMGIKPGQEMIQGIESAKEIGAKLVLADRNIQITFSRIWHSMSFKEKMLLLSQIIASIFSNEEISEEELEKLKSKDTIDAMLNEFTESLPQLKRPLIDERDQYLAEKIRTAPGEKVVAVLGAAHVPGVSREIYKKQDLKKLTEISPKSKKPKIIGWSIPIIIIAIIAYTFFANPEAGMQQTISWFLWHGCLSALGATIALGHPLTILTAFVAAPFTALNPLLASGWFAGFVQAFVQKPTVRDFENLSANLSTVKGFWNNKVTRILLIIILSNIGSSIATFISGADILRLFFKHL, from the coding sequence ATGAGTGAGGAAAATATTACGCGGATTACAATAGAAAATAAAGAGTATATTTTAATTGGGACAGCACATGTTTCGAAAAATAGTGCTGAACTCGTAAAAGAAGTGATTGAAAATGAGGAACCAGATGCAGTTTGTATTGAATTAGACCAAGGAAGGTACCAATCAATTACAGAAGGAAATAAATGGAAGGATACAGATATTTTTAAAATTATTAAAGAAAAAAAGGCGGGAATGATGTTTATTAATTTAGCCTTATCCTCTTTTCAAAAAAAGATGGCTGATCAAATGGGAATCAAACCTGGTCAAGAAATGATACAAGGAATCGAATCGGCAAAAGAAATAGGGGCGAAATTAGTTTTAGCTGACCGAAACATTCAAATTACATTTTCGCGAATTTGGCATAGTATGAGTTTTAAAGAGAAAATGTTACTACTATCACAAATTATTGCAAGTATTTTTTCCAATGAGGAAATTAGTGAAGAAGAACTCGAGAAATTAAAATCTAAAGATACAATTGACGCGATGTTGAATGAGTTTACAGAAAGTTTACCACAATTAAAACGACCGTTAATTGATGAACGAGATCAATATTTAGCCGAAAAAATTCGTACTGCACCCGGAGAGAAAGTAGTTGCTGTACTTGGTGCTGCTCATGTTCCGGGAGTCTCTCGTGAAATATATAAAAAACAAGATTTAAAAAAATTAACGGAAATATCTCCAAAATCGAAAAAACCGAAAATTATCGGTTGGTCGATTCCTATCATTATTATTGCGATTATTGCATATACGTTTTTTGCTAATCCAGAAGCGGGAATGCAACAAACAATAAGTTGGTTTTTGTGGCATGGTTGTTTATCTGCATTAGGAGCGACAATTGCTTTAGGCCATCCACTGACAATTTTAACCGCATTTGTTGCGGCACCGTTTACGGCTCTTAATCCACTATTAGCATCTGGTTGGTTTGCTGGTTTTGTACAAGCATTTGTCCAAAAACCGACTGTCAGAGATTTTGAAAATTTATCAGCGAATTTATCGACGGTAAAAGGCTTTTGGAATAATAAAGTAACCCGAATTTTATTAATTATTATATTATCCAATATTGGAAGTTCGATTGCTACATTTATAAGCGGAGCAGATATATTGAGGCTATTTTTTAAACATCTATAA